Proteins from one Streptomyces sp. NBC_00289 genomic window:
- a CDS encoding acyl-CoA dehydrogenase family protein — translation MNLELSEEQAAVRQLARDFVHREIAPHVVDWDRAEEVDRSIVKKLGEVGFLGLTVPEEYGGSGGDHLAYCLVTEELGRGDSSVRGIVSVSLGLVAKTVAAWGSEEQKRRWLPGLTSGEYVGCFGLTEPGTGSDAGNLATRAVRDGGDYVISGTKTFITNGTWADVVLLFARSTDAPGHKGVSAFLVPADTPGLSRRTIHGKLGLRGQATAELVLQDVRVPATAMLAAEGKGFSVAMSALAKGRMSVAAGCVGIAQAALDAAVRYAGEREQFGKSIAHHQLIQELISDIAVDVDAARLLTWRVADLIDRGLPFATESSKAKLFASEAAVRAANNALQVFGGYGYIDEYPAGKLLRDARVMTLYEGTSQIQKLVIGRALTGVSAF, via the coding sequence GTGAACCTGGAGCTCAGCGAGGAGCAGGCGGCCGTACGGCAGCTGGCCCGGGACTTCGTGCACCGCGAGATAGCCCCCCATGTCGTCGACTGGGACCGTGCCGAAGAGGTCGACCGGTCGATCGTGAAGAAACTCGGTGAGGTCGGCTTCCTCGGTCTGACCGTCCCCGAGGAGTACGGCGGCAGCGGCGGCGACCACCTCGCGTACTGCCTGGTCACCGAGGAACTCGGGCGCGGCGACTCCTCGGTGCGCGGGATCGTGTCCGTCTCCCTGGGCCTGGTCGCCAAGACCGTCGCCGCCTGGGGGAGTGAGGAGCAGAAGCGGCGCTGGCTGCCCGGCCTCACCTCCGGCGAGTACGTCGGCTGCTTCGGACTCACCGAACCGGGCACCGGATCGGACGCCGGCAACCTCGCCACCCGCGCGGTCCGCGACGGCGGCGACTACGTCATCAGCGGCACCAAGACCTTCATCACCAACGGCACCTGGGCCGACGTGGTGCTGCTCTTCGCCCGCTCCACGGACGCGCCCGGACACAAGGGCGTCTCCGCCTTCCTGGTCCCGGCCGACACCCCCGGCCTGAGCCGCCGCACCATCCACGGCAAGCTCGGCCTGCGCGGCCAGGCCACCGCCGAACTGGTCCTTCAGGACGTGCGGGTCCCCGCCACCGCGATGCTCGCAGCCGAGGGCAAGGGCTTCTCGGTCGCCATGTCGGCCCTGGCCAAGGGCCGCATGTCGGTGGCGGCCGGCTGTGTCGGCATAGCCCAGGCGGCGCTGGACGCGGCGGTGCGGTACGCGGGCGAGCGCGAGCAGTTCGGCAAGTCCATCGCCCACCACCAGCTCATCCAGGAGCTGATCAGCGACATCGCCGTGGACGTGGACGCGGCCAGGCTGCTGACCTGGCGGGTGGCCGACCTGATCGACCGCGGACTGCCGTTCGCCACCGAGTCCTCCAAGGCCAAGCTCTTCGCCTCCGAGGCCGCCGTCCGCGCCGCCAACAACGCCCTCCAGGTCTTCGGCGGCTACGGCTACATCGACGAGTACCCGGCGGGCAAGCTGCTGCGCGACGCCCGCGTGATGACCCTCTACGAGGGCACCAGTCAGATCCAGAAACTGGTCATCGGGCGGGCGCTGACGGGCGTTTCGGCCTTCTGA
- a CDS encoding YiaA/YiaB family inner membrane protein: MSETPGKQQNTAAFYGQAVASFSVAMAATAIGIFKLNADAWVRAFLAIAVLYLVTSAFTLAKVIRDRQDATARTYSPFEKL; encoded by the coding sequence ATGAGTGAGACACCGGGCAAGCAGCAGAACACGGCCGCCTTCTACGGACAGGCGGTCGCCTCCTTCTCCGTCGCCATGGCCGCGACCGCCATCGGCATCTTCAAGCTGAACGCCGACGCCTGGGTACGGGCGTTCCTGGCGATCGCCGTCCTGTACCTGGTCACCTCCGCCTTCACCCTGGCCAAGGTGATCCGGGACCGGCAGGACGCGACCGCCCGGACGTACAGCCCCTTCGAAAAGCTCTGA
- a CDS encoding SDR family oxidoreductase, producing MVGAVQDAGVVVTGAGGGIGAALARRFAAGGARVVVNDLDADRAKAVADEIGGTAVPGDASAIVADARDALDGTIDVYCANAGVAFGGPDVADLGDEGAWATSWDVNVMAHVRAAHELLPDWLERGSGRFVSTVSAAGLLTMIGAAPYSVTKHGAYAFAEWLSLTYRHRGLKVHAICPQGVRTDMLAATGSAGDLVLQPTAITPEEVADALFEGIEEDRFLILPHPEVGAYYRARAAEPDRWLTGMNHLQQKWEAGQ from the coding sequence ATGGTGGGAGCCGTGCAGGATGCCGGAGTGGTCGTCACCGGAGCGGGAGGCGGAATCGGAGCCGCGCTGGCCCGCCGCTTCGCGGCCGGCGGCGCCCGGGTCGTCGTGAACGACCTGGACGCCGACCGGGCCAAGGCGGTCGCCGACGAGATCGGCGGCACCGCCGTCCCGGGTGACGCCTCCGCGATCGTCGCCGACGCCCGTGACGCGCTCGACGGCACCATCGACGTCTACTGCGCCAACGCGGGCGTCGCCTTCGGCGGCCCGGACGTGGCCGACCTCGGCGACGAGGGGGCCTGGGCGACCTCCTGGGACGTCAACGTGATGGCCCACGTCCGCGCGGCCCACGAGCTGCTCCCCGACTGGCTGGAGCGCGGCAGCGGCCGCTTCGTCTCCACCGTGTCCGCCGCCGGACTGCTCACCATGATCGGCGCCGCGCCCTACAGCGTGACCAAGCACGGCGCGTACGCCTTCGCCGAGTGGCTGTCGCTGACCTACCGCCACCGCGGGCTCAAGGTGCACGCCATCTGTCCGCAGGGCGTGCGCACCGACATGCTGGCCGCCACCGGCAGCGCAGGCGACCTGGTCCTGCAGCCGACCGCGATCACGCCGGAGGAGGTGGCGGACGCCCTCTTCGAGGGCATCGAGGAGGACCGCTTCCTGATCCTGCCGCATCCCGAGGTCGGCGCGTACTACCGGGCCCGGGCCGCCGAGCCGGATCGCTGGCTGACCGGCATGAACCACCTCCAGCAGAAGTGGGAGGCCGGACAGTGA
- a CDS encoding TetR/AcrR family transcriptional regulator has product MSTAEETVGGEPQPWGEVTPDAARRLLVAAVEAFAERGYHATTTRDIAGRAGMSPAALYIHYKTKEELLHRISRIGHEKALEILRTAAEGEGGATERLADAVSSFVRWHAGGRTTARVVQYELDSLGPDARAEILALRRQVNAQVRGIIEDGVATGEFDVPDVRGTTLAVLSLCIDVARWFNVNGSRTPDEVGELYADLVLRMVGAK; this is encoded by the coding sequence ATGAGTACGGCGGAGGAGACGGTCGGCGGAGAGCCGCAGCCGTGGGGCGAGGTCACGCCCGACGCGGCCCGGCGGTTGCTCGTCGCCGCGGTGGAGGCCTTCGCCGAGCGGGGCTATCACGCGACGACGACCCGCGACATCGCGGGCCGCGCCGGCATGAGCCCCGCCGCGCTCTACATCCACTACAAGACCAAGGAAGAGCTGCTCCACCGGATCAGCAGGATCGGCCACGAGAAGGCCCTGGAGATCCTGCGGACGGCGGCCGAGGGGGAGGGCGGCGCCACCGAGCGTCTCGCCGACGCCGTGAGCTCCTTCGTCCGCTGGCACGCCGGAGGGCGCACCACCGCACGGGTCGTACAGTACGAACTCGACTCCCTCGGTCCGGACGCCCGCGCCGAGATCCTGGCGCTGCGCCGCCAGGTGAACGCCCAGGTGCGCGGGATCATCGAGGACGGCGTGGCGACCGGTGAGTTCGACGTGCCGGACGTCCGGGGGACCACCCTCGCCGTACTGTCCCTGTGCATCGACGTCGCCCGCTGGTTCAACGTCAACGGTTCCCGGACACCGGACGAGGTCGGCGAACTCTATGCCGACCTCGTGCTGCGCATGGTGGGGGCGAAGTAG
- a CDS encoding penicillin acylase family protein: MPRRTPGSTLLDRLRTPHGLPGFLKTASICVLIAGLLSPLSQAAVAAEATASNDYCGGQCSDILPPGENGNATLAQVLLNQAFGTQPAHADDQLGPYANLAKGSSTLTDAKINTFFNDASSEKPAGRSDVTIVRDKKTGVPHITGTTRYGTEFGAGYAAAEDRLWLMDVFRHVGRGQVTSFAGGAASNQGLEQEFWRNAPYTEADLQAQIDNAVAAAGTRGQQALADVNAYVAGINSYIDASDSGRYFPGEYVLTGHKDSVTNAGTIDHFKTTDLVALASVIGSLFGSGGGGEVNNALSLLAAQSKYGVAEGTKVWESFRERNDPEAAVTLHNGESFPYASRPDTPQGEALPDAGSVTQEQLVYDRTGSAATASATGASSTAATTAVSSARRGMSNALVVSGKATASGHPIAVFGPQTGYFAPQLLMLQEIQGPGLSARGASFAGLSMYVELGRGQDYAWSATTSGQDIIDSYAVELCQDDNHYLYHGTCTAMEQVQQKNAWTPTTADGTAAGSYTMKVWRTKYGPVEYRATVGGKKVAYTTLRSSFLHEADSIIGFQMLNDPDYVKSPQTFQAAVQHINYTFNWFYADSTHTAYYNSGDNPVRASGVDAEFPVWAQAAYEWRNWNPTTNTADYTPASAHPNSVDQDYYISWNNKQAKDYTTASWGDGSVHRGNLLEDRVKKLAAAGGVTRSALTKAMADAALADLRAEDVLPDLLKVVNSSTVTDSTAAAAVSKLSAWVSAGAKRTETSAGSKTYANADAVRLLDAWWPLLVKAEFEPGLGSDLYSAFGANLPVDETPSAAHGPTGAHAGSSFQYGWWSYVDKDIRSVLGETVQGPLARKYCGGGSLTACRDLLISSLKEAAGKTAAQVYPGDDLCSAGDQWCADSIVQRTLGGIKHSNISWQNRPTFQQIVEFTSHR; encoded by the coding sequence ATGCCTCGGCGTACCCCCGGCAGCACCCTTCTCGACAGACTGAGAACTCCCCACGGACTCCCCGGGTTCCTGAAGACCGCTTCCATATGCGTCCTGATTGCCGGTCTTTTGTCCCCGCTTTCCCAAGCGGCGGTCGCCGCCGAGGCGACGGCGTCCAACGACTACTGCGGCGGACAGTGCTCCGACATCCTGCCGCCCGGCGAGAACGGCAACGCCACCCTCGCCCAGGTCCTCCTCAACCAGGCCTTCGGCACCCAGCCCGCCCACGCCGACGACCAGCTCGGTCCCTACGCCAACCTGGCCAAGGGCTCCTCCACCCTCACCGACGCCAAGATCAACACCTTCTTCAACGACGCCTCCTCCGAGAAACCGGCCGGCCGCAGTGACGTGACGATCGTCCGCGACAAGAAGACGGGTGTGCCGCACATCACCGGTACCACCAGATACGGCACGGAGTTCGGTGCCGGGTATGCGGCGGCTGAGGACCGGCTGTGGCTGATGGACGTGTTCCGGCACGTCGGCCGCGGCCAGGTGACCTCCTTCGCGGGCGGCGCCGCCTCCAACCAGGGCCTGGAGCAGGAGTTCTGGCGCAACGCCCCCTACACGGAGGCCGACCTCCAGGCCCAGATCGACAACGCCGTCGCCGCCGCCGGCACCCGCGGCCAGCAGGCCCTCGCCGACGTCAACGCCTACGTGGCCGGCATCAACTCCTACATCGACGCCTCCGACAGCGGCCGGTACTTCCCCGGTGAGTACGTCCTGACCGGCCACAAGGACTCCGTCACCAACGCCGGCACGATCGACCACTTCAAGACCACCGACCTGGTCGCGCTGGCCTCCGTCATCGGCTCGCTCTTCGGCTCCGGCGGCGGCGGCGAGGTCAACAACGCGCTCTCCCTGCTCGCCGCCCAGTCCAAGTACGGCGTCGCCGAGGGAACCAAGGTCTGGGAGTCGTTCCGCGAGCGCAACGACCCCGAGGCCGCCGTCACCCTGCACAACGGCGAGAGCTTCCCCTACGCCTCCAGGCCCGACACCCCGCAGGGCGAGGCGCTGCCCGACGCGGGCTCCGTCACCCAGGAGCAACTGGTCTACGACCGTACGGGCAGCGCGGCGACCGCGAGCGCGACCGGCGCGTCCAGCACGGCGGCCACCACCGCCGTGAGCTCGGCCAGACGCGGGATGTCCAACGCCCTGGTGGTCAGCGGAAAGGCCACGGCGAGTGGCCACCCGATCGCCGTCTTCGGCCCGCAGACCGGCTACTTCGCACCGCAACTGCTCATGCTGCAGGAGATCCAGGGCCCGGGCCTGAGCGCCCGCGGGGCCTCCTTCGCGGGGCTGAGCATGTACGTCGAGCTCGGCCGCGGCCAGGACTACGCGTGGAGCGCCACGACCTCCGGCCAGGACATCATCGACTCGTACGCCGTCGAACTGTGCCAGGACGACAACCACTACCTCTACCACGGCACCTGCACGGCCATGGAGCAGGTCCAGCAGAAGAACGCCTGGACGCCCACCACGGCCGACGGGACCGCGGCGGGTTCGTACACGATGAAGGTGTGGCGTACGAAGTACGGTCCCGTCGAGTACCGGGCGACCGTCGGCGGCAAGAAGGTCGCCTACACGACCCTGCGCTCGTCCTTCCTGCACGAGGCCGACTCGATCATCGGCTTCCAGATGCTCAACGACCCGGACTACGTGAAGAGCCCGCAGACCTTCCAGGCGGCGGTGCAGCACATCAACTACACCTTCAACTGGTTCTACGCCGACTCGACGCACACCGCCTACTACAACAGCGGCGACAACCCGGTGCGGGCGAGTGGTGTCGACGCCGAGTTCCCGGTGTGGGCGCAGGCGGCCTACGAGTGGCGGAACTGGAACCCGACGACCAACACCGCCGACTACACGCCGGCGTCCGCCCACCCCAACTCGGTCGACCAGGACTACTACATCTCCTGGAACAACAAGCAGGCCAAGGACTACACGACCGCTTCCTGGGGTGACGGGTCCGTGCACCGCGGAAACCTCCTCGAGGACCGGGTGAAGAAGCTGGCCGCCGCGGGTGGGGTCACCAGATCCGCGCTGACCAAGGCGATGGCGGACGCGGCGCTCGCGGACCTGCGGGCCGAGGACGTGCTGCCGGACCTCCTCAAGGTGGTCAACAGCTCGACGGTGACGGACTCCACCGCGGCGGCGGCCGTCAGCAAGCTGTCGGCCTGGGTGTCGGCGGGCGCCAAGCGCACGGAGACGTCGGCCGGTTCCAAGACCTACGCCAACGCCGACGCCGTCCGACTGCTGGACGCGTGGTGGCCGCTGCTGGTGAAGGCCGAGTTCGAACCGGGCCTCGGCAGCGACCTGTACAGCGCCTTCGGTGCCAACCTGCCCGTCGACGAGACACCGTCGGCCGCCCACGGTCCGACCGGCGCGCACGCCGGAAGCTCCTTCCAGTACGGCTGGTGGAGCTATGTCGACAAGGACATCCGGTCCGTGCTCGGCGAGACGGTGCAGGGCCCGCTGGCGCGGAAGTACTGCGGCGGCGGCAGCCTCACCGCCTGCCGTGACCTGCTCATCAGCTCCCTGAAGGAGGCAGCGGGCAAGACCGCCGCCCAGGTCTACCCCGGCGACGACCTGTGCTCGGCGGGCGACCAGTGGTGTGCCGACTCGATCGTCCAGCGGACGCTCGGCGGCATCAAGCACTCCAACATCAGCTGGCAGAACCGGCCCACGTTCCAGCAGATCGTGGAGTTCACCTCCCACCGGTGA
- a CDS encoding exo-beta-N-acetylmuramidase NamZ domain-containing protein, with translation MRLSRRGLLAAATATAVSPTAPAAAAGRRGQPRTGFERLAADGYAVLHGQRVGVVTNPTGVTRDARHIVDVMHADERVNLVAVFGPEHGFRGTAQAGGSEGRHDDPATGLPVYDTYLKSGRPLADVFTASGVDTIVFDIQDVGARFYTYIWTLYDCMEAAQLAGKRFVVLDRPNPVTGRAALGPVLHKEFATFVGRQPIAQAHGMTVAELARLFNGEFLTTPVHLDTVLMTGWRRSAFYEAQGLPWVPPSPNMPTPDTALVYSGTCLFEGTNLSEGRGTTRPFELLGAAGVDGRWAAAANQLALPGVHFREAYFAPTFSKFQGTTVGGVQIHVHDRAAFDPVRTGVALLVTARKVWSGFAWRSDNWIDKLTGSARVRTAIDAGADTDEVVAGWQAELADFRKVRREYLLYR, from the coding sequence ATGCGCCTGTCACGACGAGGTCTGCTCGCAGCGGCGACGGCGACAGCCGTGTCACCCACCGCCCCGGCGGCCGCGGCCGGGCGCCGCGGGCAGCCGCGCACCGGCTTCGAGCGGCTGGCCGCGGACGGCTACGCCGTGCTCCACGGACAGCGGGTCGGCGTGGTCACCAACCCGACGGGTGTCACCCGGGACGCGCGCCACATCGTCGACGTGATGCACGCCGACGAACGGGTGAACCTGGTCGCCGTCTTCGGCCCCGAGCACGGCTTCCGCGGCACCGCCCAGGCGGGCGGCTCCGAGGGCCGCCACGACGACCCCGCGACCGGTCTGCCCGTGTACGACACGTACCTGAAGAGCGGCCGTCCGCTGGCCGACGTCTTCACCGCGTCCGGCGTGGACACGATCGTCTTCGACATCCAGGACGTCGGCGCGCGGTTCTACACGTACATCTGGACGCTGTACGACTGCATGGAGGCGGCCCAGCTCGCGGGCAAGCGGTTCGTGGTCCTGGACCGGCCGAACCCGGTGACCGGGCGGGCGGCCCTGGGACCGGTGCTGCACAAGGAGTTCGCGACCTTCGTCGGACGGCAGCCGATCGCGCAGGCGCACGGGATGACCGTCGCCGAGCTGGCGCGGCTGTTCAACGGGGAGTTCCTGACCACGCCGGTGCACCTGGACACCGTACTGATGACCGGCTGGCGGCGGTCGGCGTTCTACGAGGCGCAGGGGCTGCCCTGGGTGCCGCCGAGTCCCAACATGCCGACGCCGGACACCGCGCTGGTGTACTCGGGGACCTGCCTCTTCGAGGGGACGAACCTGTCGGAGGGGCGCGGGACGACCCGGCCGTTCGAACTGCTCGGCGCGGCGGGTGTCGACGGACGCTGGGCGGCGGCCGCCAATCAACTCGCGCTGCCGGGCGTGCACTTCAGGGAGGCCTACTTCGCGCCGACCTTCTCCAAGTTCCAGGGCACGACGGTCGGGGGCGTGCAGATCCATGTGCACGACCGGGCCGCCTTCGACCCCGTACGCACCGGTGTCGCCCTCCTGGTGACCGCCAGGAAGGTGTGGAGCGGCTTCGCCTGGCGCTCCGACAACTGGATCGACAAGCTGACGGGCTCGGCGCGGGTGCGCACCGCGATCGACGCCGGGGCGGACACCGACGAGGTGGTGGCGGGCTGGCAGGCGGAGCTCGCGGACTTCCGGAAGGTACGCCGGGAATACCTCCTCTACAGATGA
- a CDS encoding MaoC family dehydratase — protein MAEPRIFTSADELKAAVGEQLGHTDWLEIDQKRIDLFAEATGDHQWIHVDPEKAASGPFGTTIAHGYLTLSLLPLFGPQLIRVEGVKMGVNYGSNKVRFPSPVPVGSRLRATAAITGVDDVPGGIQVTVAFSVEREGGDKPVCVAESVSRYYL, from the coding sequence ATGGCAGAGCCGAGGATCTTCACGTCCGCCGACGAACTGAAGGCGGCGGTGGGTGAGCAGTTGGGACACACCGACTGGCTGGAGATCGACCAGAAGCGGATCGACCTGTTCGCGGAGGCGACCGGCGACCACCAGTGGATCCACGTGGACCCGGAGAAGGCGGCCTCGGGCCCGTTCGGCACGACCATCGCGCACGGCTATCTGACCCTGTCGCTGCTCCCCCTCTTCGGGCCGCAGCTGATCAGGGTCGAGGGCGTGAAGATGGGCGTCAACTACGGCTCCAACAAGGTCCGTTTCCCCTCCCCCGTGCCGGTCGGCTCGCGGCTGCGCGCCACCGCGGCGATCACGGGCGTCGACGACGTGCCGGGCGGCATCCAGGTGACCGTCGCCTTCAGCGTGGAGCGCGAGGGCGGCGACAAGCCGGTGTGCGTCGCCGAGTCGGTGTCCCGCTACTACCTCTAG
- a CDS encoding 3-keto-5-aminohexanoate cleavage protein: MQVCLNGPRGAAAGARVPLSPEAMAESAAEAVAAGATDIHLHPKTPCGQDTLSARVVAVTLEAVRARVPVPVGVTTGAWSEPDPAARLARIRSWTVLPDHASVNWHEPGAEEVACALIDLGVGVEAGIWSGTDAAARFARSSLGPRVLRVLAEVTDTRPDTAEDTARALLAGLGPAHGRPVLLHGEDGGAWPVLRLAGRLGLATRIGLEDTLALPNGEQALSNAQLITEGLTGHGRAVRSP, from the coding sequence GTGCAGGTGTGTCTGAACGGGCCCCGAGGGGCCGCCGCCGGTGCGCGGGTGCCGCTGTCGCCGGAGGCGATGGCCGAGTCCGCGGCCGAGGCCGTCGCGGCCGGGGCCACGGACATCCACCTCCACCCGAAGACCCCCTGCGGACAGGACACCTTGTCGGCCCGCGTGGTGGCGGTGACGCTCGAGGCGGTACGGGCTCGGGTGCCGGTGCCGGTCGGCGTGACCACGGGCGCGTGGAGCGAACCGGATCCGGCGGCCCGGCTCGCCCGGATCCGGAGCTGGACCGTGCTGCCCGACCACGCCTCGGTCAACTGGCACGAGCCGGGCGCCGAGGAGGTGGCCTGCGCCCTGATCGACCTGGGCGTGGGTGTGGAGGCCGGCATCTGGTCCGGGACGGACGCGGCGGCGCGGTTCGCCCGCTCGTCACTCGGGCCCAGGGTGCTGCGCGTGCTCGCGGAGGTGACGGACACCCGCCCCGACACGGCCGAGGACACCGCGCGGGCACTGCTGGCCGGCCTCGGCCCCGCACACGGTCGCCCCGTGCTGCTGCACGGCGAGGACGGGGGCGCGTGGCCGGTGCTGCGGCTGGCCGGCCGGCTCGGCCTGGCGACCCGCATCGGCCTGGAGGACACGCTGGCCCTCCCGAACGGAGAACAGGCGCTGTCCAACGCCCAGTTGATCACCGAGGGCCTGACCGGGCACGGACGGGCCGTGCGGTCGCCGTAG
- the soxR gene encoding redox-sensitive transcriptional activator SoxR — protein sequence MPQIPEKIHELTVGQLAARSGAAVSALHFYESKGLISSRRTSGNQRRYSRDTLRRVAFVRAAQRVGIPLATIREALAELPEERTPTREDWARLSAAWRSELDERITQLNRLRDHLTDCIGCGCLSMDTCVLSNPDDVFGDRLTGSRLLVERRGAGPRSTVGRTAGDC from the coding sequence GTGCCCCAGATTCCCGAGAAGATCCACGAGCTCACGGTCGGCCAGCTCGCCGCCCGCAGCGGCGCCGCGGTCTCCGCCCTGCACTTCTACGAGTCGAAGGGGCTGATCAGCAGCCGCCGCACTTCGGGCAACCAGCGCCGCTACTCCCGTGACACGCTGCGCCGGGTCGCCTTCGTACGGGCCGCGCAACGCGTGGGCATCCCGCTGGCCACGATCCGCGAGGCGCTCGCCGAACTGCCCGAGGAACGCACCCCCACCCGGGAGGACTGGGCCCGCCTCTCCGCGGCCTGGCGGTCCGAACTCGACGAACGCATCACGCAGTTGAACCGCCTGCGCGATCACCTCACCGACTGCATCGGCTGCGGCTGCCTGTCCATGGACACCTGCGTACTGTCCAACCCCGACGACGTCTTCGGCGACCGGCTGACCGGGTCCCGGCTGCTGGTGGAACGGCGCGGAGCCGGCCCCCGAAGCACGGTCGGCCGAACCGCGGGCGACTGCTGA
- a CDS encoding serine-threonine protein kinase, with protein MAHPAMSVTPYWELTFDADGDPDGAARDRLLAQVRQRGVRDLVVFSHGWNSDRSGATRLYSRFFEPFPELAPRARLGYAGVVWPSMRFSDEPIPDFPRSVAAETTRRPALDKDTRHALLETFPGRATVIDQIARLLEQQPGEEAELEEFGRLVRMLVDVVPPGPQALFAADTLAEGVPQSEPGMFSGSTAAACEQFAGALARLAARENAGEEGEGRDGGFPDGGVTGGGSSGGGSSGGGSSGGEPSAGRRLPGAPPSFAVPNPWDGAHELLRQATYYAMKRRAGTVGERGLGRVVGQLAAVAPEVRVHLVGHSFGGRLVSFALRGLPEGVRTVKSVTLLQGAFSHYAFASRLPHDPRAGGVLQGQQNRIDGPLVCCYSHFDSALGTIYPLASRMASDAEGVVAFDIGRTLGAKWGAMGHDGVQAVPGTRAWKLADALRTTLPTSGCVNIDAAAVVHRGGSPSGAHSDIVHRELAQVVVAAGRIG; from the coding sequence ATGGCACATCCGGCAATGAGTGTGACTCCTTACTGGGAGCTGACCTTCGACGCGGACGGGGACCCGGACGGAGCGGCGCGGGACCGGCTGCTCGCCCAGGTCAGGCAGCGCGGTGTGCGCGACCTCGTCGTGTTCTCGCACGGCTGGAACAGCGACCGCTCGGGCGCCACCCGGCTCTACAGCCGCTTCTTCGAGCCGTTCCCGGAACTGGCGCCGCGCGCCCGGCTCGGGTACGCGGGGGTGGTGTGGCCGTCGATGCGGTTCTCGGACGAGCCGATCCCGGACTTCCCGCGCTCGGTGGCCGCCGAGACGACCCGGCGGCCGGCCCTCGACAAGGACACCCGGCACGCGCTGCTCGAGACCTTCCCGGGCCGGGCGACCGTGATCGACCAGATCGCCCGGCTGCTGGAGCAGCAGCCGGGCGAGGAGGCCGAACTGGAGGAGTTCGGGCGGCTTGTGCGGATGCTCGTCGACGTCGTACCGCCGGGGCCGCAGGCGCTGTTCGCGGCGGACACGCTGGCGGAGGGGGTGCCGCAGAGCGAGCCCGGGATGTTCTCGGGGTCCACGGCGGCGGCCTGCGAGCAGTTCGCCGGGGCGCTGGCGCGTCTCGCGGCCCGCGAGAACGCGGGCGAGGAGGGCGAGGGCCGGGACGGCGGCTTCCCGGACGGCGGCGTCACGGGCGGCGGCTCATCGGGCGGCGGCTCATCGGGCGGCGGCTCATCGGGCGGTGAGCCTTCGGCGGGCCGCCGGCTCCCCGGTGCGCCGCCCTCCTTCGCGGTGCCCAACCCGTGGGACGGCGCCCATGAGCTGCTGCGCCAGGCCACGTACTACGCGATGAAGCGGCGCGCGGGCACCGTGGGCGAGCGGGGGCTGGGCCGGGTCGTCGGACAGCTCGCGGCGGTGGCCCCGGAGGTGCGGGTGCACCTGGTGGGGCACAGCTTCGGCGGGCGGCTGGTGTCGTTCGCGCTGCGCGGGCTGCCGGAGGGGGTGCGCACGGTGAAGTCGGTGACCCTGCTGCAAGGTGCCTTCTCGCACTACGCGTTCGCGTCCCGGCTGCCGCACGACCCGCGCGCGGGAGGTGTGTTGCAGGGGCAGCAGAACCGCATCGACGGCCCCTTGGTGTGCTGCTACTCCCACTTCGACTCGGCGCTCGGCACGATCTATCCGCTCGCCTCCCGCATGGCGAGCGACGCGGAGGGGGTCGTGGCCTTCGACATCGGCCGGACGCTGGGCGCCAAGTGGGGCGCGATGGGGCACGACGGAGTGCAGGCGGTGCCGGGCACGCGCGCGTGGAAGCTCGCCGACGCGTTGCGGACCACCCTGCCCACCTCGGGGTGCGTGAACATCGACGCGGCCGCCGTGGTCCACCGCGGCGGGTCCCCGTCCGGCGCGCACAGCGACATCGTGCACCGCGAACTGGCGCAGGTGGTGGTGGCGGCGGGCCGCATCGGCTGA
- a CDS encoding TetR/AcrR family transcriptional regulator: MARPRKPLLSTDRIVVTARDLVDAEGLAAVSTRRLAAELGVSGPSLYNHFATKDEILEAVADSVSAQVDLSVFENGRDWRTALHDWAVSYRAALRDHPNIVPVLARGPGRRPAALRLADAVYGAMVAAGWPPAQATSIGALMRYFIMGSALGSFAGGFVDDATAYDPADYPHLGQAHLLAEQQEKIDERAFETGLTALLDGLAQQYEQARRTA; this comes from the coding sequence ATGGCCCGACCGCGCAAGCCCTTGCTCAGCACCGACCGGATCGTCGTGACCGCGCGGGATCTGGTGGACGCGGAGGGCCTGGCAGCCGTCTCCACACGCCGGCTCGCGGCGGAACTCGGCGTCAGCGGGCCCTCGCTCTACAACCACTTCGCGACCAAGGACGAGATCCTGGAGGCGGTCGCCGACTCGGTGAGCGCCCAGGTCGACCTGTCGGTGTTCGAGAACGGCCGGGACTGGCGGACCGCGCTGCACGACTGGGCCGTCTCCTACCGCGCCGCCCTGCGCGACCACCCGAACATCGTCCCGGTCCTCGCCCGCGGCCCCGGCCGCCGCCCCGCCGCCCTGCGGCTCGCGGACGCCGTCTACGGCGCGATGGTCGCCGCGGGCTGGCCGCCCGCGCAGGCCACGTCGATCGGCGCGCTGATGCGGTACTTCATCATGGGCTCGGCACTCGGCTCCTTCGCCGGTGGCTTCGTCGACGACGCCACCGCCTACGACCCGGCCGACTACCCGCACCTCGGACAGGCCCACCTCCTCGCCGAGCAGCAGGAGAAGATCGACGAGCGGGCCTTCGAGACAGGGCTCACCGCGCTCCTCGACGGGCTGGCCCAGCAGTACGAGCAGGCCAGGCGCACCGCCTAG